The stretch of DNA CGGCACGTTCATATCCCATATCGACCAGCGCCCGCAAATAGCGGTCCAAATCAATTTCCTCTCCAACACGAAAAGCCAGCTGATAGCTTTCCCATTTAGCTGGTTGTGGAAGTATTCGTTTTAATGCTGCAGCCGGAGCCACCAGGATGCCATTCTCGCTTTGCATCCAATTACGCAATGCATCCAAGCGCTGGCTGCGAAGCTCTGGACTGGAGATGGCAATTTCGGATGCCAGTAATTCATTCACAGGATAGAGGTACACATTCGAATGCGCACTCAGTTCCAATATATCTTCATAAAGTGTCTGCGCCTGTGTCAGCTGGTGTGTCACCAGAATGACCTTTCGACGTATTGCATCTTGCAAGACTGTCGCTAGGACTCCCCTTGCCGATCCAGACAACCCTGTCAAAAGCTGTTCGTTCATCCCTGACTTTATCCCATTGATGACAGATTGTATATCATCCTGGGTGGAGATGAATTGCTTGATCTCTTGCATAATGCCTCCTTCTGCTAGTGCATGTCATAAGCAAAAAACGCCTTGGTTGACGCACCAAAGCTTTTTATGACAACATTATTTAGCTTTACGTTATTGCATGAAATGATCCAGCTCGTGATAATGCGGATATTGCTGCAGAGCATTTTCACAATCCTCACATGCTACCTGACAGACAATATGACCAGAATCGATCTGCACCATTTCCTGATAGTCCGCTGCGGATAACCGATCCCATCCGAGCGCTTTGATATCAACCTTATACTCATCCAGTTCTGCCAGCTT from Terribacillus sp. FSL K6-0262 encodes:
- a CDS encoding anti-sigma-F factor Fin, whose amino-acid sequence is MAIIYRCRHCKTKLAELDEYKVDIKALGWDRLSAADYQEMVQIDSGHIVCQVACEDCENALQQYPHYHELDHFMQ